A genomic stretch from Thermodesulfobacteriota bacterium includes:
- a CDS encoding CHAT domain-containing protein, translating to MSRIFLPPGPAAGFWLWLAGCFLVPGPVWAEGSTAAAVLAAAQAPLLARADEACRRGAFAEAIALLAPALRDQTDREPREQVQLALRLAQAYRALGRPEAGLACLEVGQPPGAALTAPLAAGSTGDRRAAALLAQTRGSLKLAAGRPAEARPLLEEAARLAGEMANDSLAAAIANDLGLCAEAEERLPEALAAFQAAAAQAAKADDRLPGATALANAGRLAHRLGRPEQALLLARQAVDLFQDQPASHDAVSVRLHLGLLCQELAPVLPAAQRLAADLFAEAGRQAESLDDLRLASYAFGYAGGLYEKEGRLAAALDLTRRAAFQAQAAQAPELLFRWHWQTGRLLRAQGQPDEALASLRRAARSFALVRTDLVASCRGDLTRYHRTACPLFFSLVDLLLDQAAHRAAGAGRQALLLEARDAMEEIKKVELENYFQDACLTAVAGQATAIDRMLEGAAALYPVLLPDRAELLVSFADRLERYPVPLATGALTAQVHAWRQKLEKRTTSEHLPLAQALYDALIRPLEPDLAQAGVRTLVVVPDGVLRTVPLSALHDGERYLVERFAVAVAPSLALTAPRPWTNQGRPVLVAGLAEAVQGFPALPFAGQELAHLHGLLAGSTLLQDQAFVTPALEATLQAEPFSMVHIASHGQFGSRLADTFLLAYDGKITMDRLAGMVGLFRFRQEPLELLTLSACQTAAGDERAALGLAGIAIKAGARSALATLWLINDQAASQLVTELYRQLQRPGMSRAAALQAAQKSLLADRRFRHPAYWAPFLLLNNWL from the coding sequence ATGAGCCGCATCTTCCTCCCGCCCGGCCCGGCGGCCGGCTTCTGGCTGTGGCTGGCCGGCTGTTTCCTGGTCCCAGGCCCGGTCTGGGCAGAGGGCTCGACCGCAGCGGCGGTCCTGGCCGCCGCCCAGGCGCCGCTGCTCGCCCGGGCCGATGAGGCCTGCCGCCGGGGCGCCTTTGCCGAGGCGATCGCCCTGCTGGCGCCCGCCCTCCGGGACCAGACAGATCGCGAGCCCAGGGAGCAGGTGCAACTGGCCCTGCGCCTGGCCCAGGCCTACCGGGCGCTCGGTCGGCCGGAGGCCGGTCTTGCCTGCCTGGAGGTCGGGCAGCCACCGGGGGCTGCCCTCACCGCCCCCCTCGCCGCCGGCAGCACCGGCGACCGCCGGGCCGCTGCCCTCCTGGCCCAGACCCGGGGCAGTCTCAAGCTGGCAGCCGGCCGGCCCGCCGAGGCCCGGCCGCTGCTCGAAGAAGCGGCCCGACTGGCCGGCGAAATGGCCAACGATTCGCTGGCAGCAGCCATCGCCAACGATCTTGGGCTTTGCGCCGAGGCGGAAGAGCGGCTACCCGAAGCCCTGGCTGCCTTCCAGGCCGCGGCGGCCCAGGCCGCGAAGGCTGACGACCGGCTCCCGGGTGCCACCGCCCTGGCCAATGCCGGCCGGCTGGCTCATCGCCTGGGCCGGCCCGAGCAGGCCTTGCTCCTGGCCCGCCAGGCGGTCGACCTTTTCCAAGACCAGCCGGCCAGCCATGATGCGGTGTCGGTCCGTCTCCATCTTGGACTCCTCTGCCAGGAGCTGGCCCCCGTGCTGCCGGCAGCCCAGCGGCTGGCGGCGGATCTCTTTGCCGAGGCCGGCCGGCAGGCCGAGAGCCTGGACGACCTCCGCCTGGCCTCGTACGCCTTCGGCTATGCCGGGGGGCTGTACGAGAAGGAGGGACGCCTGGCGGCGGCCCTGGACCTGACCCGCCGGGCGGCCTTCCAGGCGCAAGCGGCCCAGGCGCCGGAGCTCCTCTTCCGCTGGCATTGGCAGACCGGCCGCCTGCTCCGCGCCCAGGGCCAGCCGGACGAGGCCCTGGCCAGTCTGCGCCGGGCGGCCAGAAGCTTCGCCCTGGTCAGGACCGATCTTGTGGCCAGCTGCCGGGGCGACCTTACCCGGTACCACCGGACGGCTTGCCCCCTCTTCTTCAGCCTGGTGGACCTGCTCCTGGACCAGGCGGCGCACCGCGCGGCCGGCGCCGGTCGCCAGGCGCTCCTTCTCGAGGCCCGGGATGCCATGGAGGAGATCAAGAAGGTGGAACTGGAGAACTATTTCCAGGATGCCTGCCTCACAGCTGTGGCAGGCCAAGCCACGGCCATCGACCGGATGCTGGAGGGGGCGGCAGCGCTCTACCCGGTGCTCCTGCCGGATCGTGCCGAGCTCCTGGTCAGCTTTGCCGATCGCCTGGAGCGCTACCCGGTGCCGTTAGCGACCGGAGCCCTGACCGCCCAGGTCCATGCCTGGCGGCAGAAGCTGGAGAAACGAACCACCAGCGAGCACCTGCCCCTGGCCCAGGCGCTGTACGACGCCCTCATCCGGCCGCTGGAGCCGGATCTCGCCCAGGCTGGCGTCCGGACCCTCGTCGTCGTTCCGGACGGGGTCCTGCGCACCGTGCCCCTTTCGGCCCTCCACGACGGCGAGCGGTACCTGGTGGAGCGTTTCGCCGTGGCGGTCGCCCCCAGCCTCGCCCTCACCGCCCCGCGACCCTGGACCAACCAGGGACGACCGGTGCTGGTCGCCGGCCTGGCCGAGGCGGTGCAAGGCTTTCCCGCCCTGCCCTTTGCCGGCCAGGAGCTGGCCCACCTCCACGGCCTGCTGGCGGGCTCCACCCTGCTCCAGGACCAGGCCTTTGTGACCCCCGCCCTGGAGGCCACGTTGCAGGCCGAGCCCTTCTCCATGGTGCACATCGCCTCCCATGGCCAGTTCGGCAGCCGGCTTGCGGACACCTTTCTTCTCGCCTACGACGGCAAGATCACCATGGACCGGTTGGCCGGCATGGTGGGCCTGTTCCGCTTCCGGCAGGAGCCCCTGGAGCTCCTCACCCTGAGCGCCTGCCAGACCGCAGCCGGTGACGAGCGGGCAGCCCTGGGCCTGGCCGGCATTGCGATCAAGGCCGGCGCCCGCAGCGCCCTGGCCACCCTGTGGCTCATCAACGATCAGGCCGCCAGCCAGCTGGTCACCGAGCTCTACCGCCAGCTGCAACGCCCCGGCATGTCCCGGGCTGCCGCCCTGCAGGCCGCCCAGAAGTCCCTGCTCGCCGACCGCCGCTTCCGCCATCCCGCCTACTGGGCGCCGTTTCTCCTCCTCAATAACTGGCTCTGA
- a CDS encoding filamentous hemagglutinin N-terminal domain-containing protein, giving the protein MPCAQPPRRPAPGDLRRPRLPLALAAVLLLSAAPRPGGAGITTDGSLGQARTLTGPGYTIGPELGQQTGGNLFHSFGQFSLLASEQATFTGPASVTSIISRVTGGSPSAIDGLLRSAIPGADLYFINPAGVVVGPHASLEVSGSFHVSTADYLQLGEAGRFSASDPGASTLAAAPPAAFGFLTATPAAIRVEGAGSRAGSEIIPRELGRSGHGLLVPAGETLAVVGGDITLTTGQLLADPSQVVEARLRAPAGRIDLVSVASPGEVKPTASGVEITGGTDLGSIALGGLSALADPASGSTLAEDRAVRLDTSGPAGGTIRIRGGQLVMAGASCLASDSHDTGGGSIDVRIAGQIRLEDQARIQAEHGGSGQGSSLAVSAETISLAAGSEISTLATGAGSGGPVSVEARGTLIVTGDSAAGLASAIGTETAGSGAAGAVTVRAADLVLADGGLVAASSLGSGDGGAVDVVAGRLLLSEGGFIVANAWSSGDAGSVTVTASEGAIMAGEDAGGRPSGIQAATAGSGDGGAISLSTPELALVDGATILANARGGGDAGSIDLQVDTLRLAAGGNIQSSTTGAGAGGQIAVQAAESVVITGRLAEDLPSGIWAETLGPGRGGTVTIDTPDLLMTDSALLSTGTFFGNGQGGAMHLVVDRLRLTDGARVAANSHGWGDGGGISVVANESALIAGAAVEAKARGRGDGGSVFIQTPALRLTEEGWLTSAAGAFSQGDAGDILLAVDRLTLDDGGRIEADALGSGNGGQIRISAAGAVVLDGRRPDGPWSTISAGVFGGGTGGGIDIEAPEVVVLGPRSQISTSGWGETSGAAGGIRLAVGDLTVVDGGNIWADTWGTGGGGRIDIAASRSVLVAGDEEGQGGGRITAEVFGAGDGGAIVVRAPTLAVAGDGRISTSTSEDSTGAGGDILLQVGELQLVAGGAITADTQGHGASGGIAVAADRSVAIGGRSRHGLGSMISADVFADGDGRGIVVDTPELLLASGGRIATDALRGSFGHGGDILVRAADLRILHDGAISASTAGRGQGGGITIAGGQSVHVAGWGSSIATTSLWRASGDAGDVVIRDVDRLELADSGRIATDTWGAGEAGDIVVSVDDLALVDGGTITADTLGAGRGGDIAVSAARSARVAGPDRRQLGSLISSEVFAQGAGGSIVVETPELVLAGEGRISTSSLFGSSGKPGDIGITVDRLELVDGGGIWADTSGVAAGGGVSVTATSSVLLAGRGPDGVPSMISSESFGAGTGGDVAVAAPHLALARGGAISASTGGTGDAGTIRILAERLELASGATIRASSTGSGQARDIAVDAADRILLTGSTIATETRTADGGNIRLAAQQEIQLIDSAVTTSVAGGAGNGGNIVIDPRFVILENSRIIANAYGGDGGNIRIVAGAFLADASSRVEASSQLGIDGTVAILAPDANLLGGLTVLPDAFLEGSPLFADPCATRRRQETSSLTLAGRQGMPPEPSQPLAGSRSDRP; this is encoded by the coding sequence ATGCCTTGTGCCCAGCCACCTCGCCGGCCCGCCCCCGGAGACCTCCGGCGGCCCCGGCTGCCACTGGCCCTGGCCGCCGTCCTCCTGCTCTCGGCGGCACCCCGGCCAGGAGGCGCCGGCATCACCACCGACGGCAGCCTGGGCCAGGCCCGTACCCTCACCGGCCCCGGCTACACCATCGGCCCCGAGCTGGGCCAGCAGACAGGAGGCAATCTCTTCCACAGCTTCGGCCAGTTCAGCCTGCTGGCCTCCGAGCAGGCGACCTTCACCGGCCCGGCCTCGGTGACCAGCATCATCAGCCGGGTCACCGGCGGCAGCCCTTCTGCCATCGATGGCCTGCTCCGCTCCGCGATTCCGGGCGCTGATCTGTATTTCATCAACCCGGCCGGCGTCGTGGTTGGACCCCACGCCAGCCTGGAGGTGAGCGGCTCCTTCCACGTCTCCACCGCCGACTATCTGCAGCTGGGGGAGGCGGGCCGCTTTTCGGCCAGCGATCCCGGCGCCAGCACCCTGGCCGCCGCCCCGCCAGCGGCCTTCGGCTTTCTGACCGCAACGCCTGCAGCCATCCGCGTCGAAGGCGCAGGCTCCCGGGCGGGCAGCGAGATCATCCCCCGGGAGCTGGGCCGCTCTGGCCACGGCCTGCTGGTGCCGGCCGGCGAGACCCTGGCAGTGGTGGGCGGCGACATCACCCTGACCACCGGCCAGCTTCTGGCCGATCCGAGCCAGGTGGTGGAGGCCCGCCTGCGGGCGCCGGCCGGCCGGATCGATCTCGTGAGTGTTGCCTCGCCCGGGGAGGTGAAGCCCACCGCCTCCGGAGTCGAAATCACTGGCGGCACGGATCTCGGCTCTATCGCCCTCGGCGGCCTGTCGGCTCTGGCTGACCCTGCCAGCGGCTCCACCCTGGCGGAAGACCGGGCGGTGCGCCTCGACACCAGCGGGCCGGCCGGCGGCACCATACGCATCCGCGGCGGCCAGCTGGTCATGGCCGGCGCCAGCTGCCTGGCGAGCGACAGCCACGACACCGGCGGCGGCAGCATCGACGTCCGGATCGCCGGCCAGATCCGGCTGGAGGACCAGGCCCGCATCCAGGCCGAGCATGGTGGCAGCGGGCAGGGCTCGTCCCTGGCCGTCTCGGCGGAGACCATCTCCCTGGCCGCAGGCAGCGAGATCAGCACCCTCGCCACCGGCGCCGGCAGTGGCGGCCCGGTCTCGGTGGAGGCCCGGGGGACCCTCATTGTGACCGGCGACAGCGCCGCTGGCCTGGCGAGTGCCATCGGCACCGAAACCGCTGGCTCCGGTGCCGCTGGTGCCGTCACCGTCCGGGCCGCCGATCTGGTCCTGGCGGATGGCGGCCTGGTCGCGGCCAGCAGCCTGGGCTCCGGGGATGGCGGTGCCGTCGATGTGGTCGCAGGGCGGCTGCTGCTCAGTGAAGGCGGCTTCATCGTGGCCAATGCCTGGAGCAGCGGGGATGCCGGATCGGTGACCGTAACCGCCAGCGAGGGGGCCATCATGGCGGGCGAGGACGCCGGCGGGCGCCCCAGCGGTATCCAGGCCGCCACCGCCGGCTCCGGGGACGGCGGCGCCATCAGCCTGAGCACCCCGGAGCTGGCCCTGGTGGACGGGGCGACCATCCTGGCCAACGCCCGCGGCGGCGGGGATGCCGGCAGCATCGACCTCCAGGTGGACACCTTGCGCCTGGCTGCCGGCGGCAACATCCAGAGCAGCACGACGGGCGCCGGCGCTGGCGGTCAGATTGCCGTGCAGGCGGCAGAATCCGTCGTCATCACCGGCCGGTTAGCCGAGGACCTGCCCAGCGGCATCTGGGCCGAAACCCTCGGCCCCGGCCGCGGCGGCACCGTGACCATCGACACCCCGGACCTCCTCATGACCGACTCGGCGCTGCTGTCCACCGGGACCTTTTTTGGCAACGGCCAGGGTGGCGCCATGCACCTGGTGGTGGACCGCCTGCGCCTGACCGACGGAGCCCGTGTTGCGGCCAACAGCCACGGCTGGGGAGATGGCGGCGGCATCAGCGTGGTGGCCAACGAATCCGCCCTCATCGCCGGCGCCGCCGTCGAGGCCAAGGCCCGAGGTCGGGGCGACGGCGGCTCGGTCTTCATCCAGACCCCGGCGCTGCGCCTCACGGAGGAAGGCTGGCTTACCTCCGCTGCCGGGGCATTCTCCCAAGGGGACGCCGGCGACATCCTCCTTGCCGTCGACCGGCTGACGCTGGATGACGGGGGGCGTATCGAGGCCGACGCCCTGGGCAGCGGCAATGGCGGCCAGATCAGGATATCGGCCGCCGGCGCGGTGGTGCTGGATGGTCGCCGTCCGGACGGCCCCTGGAGCACCATCTCGGCCGGGGTCTTCGGGGGCGGCACGGGCGGGGGCATCGACATCGAGGCCCCGGAGGTCGTGGTGCTGGGGCCGCGGAGCCAGATCTCCACCTCCGGCTGGGGGGAGACCTCCGGGGCCGCCGGCGGCATCCGCCTCGCGGTCGGCGACCTCACGGTGGTCGATGGCGGCAACATCTGGGCCGACACCTGGGGCACCGGCGGGGGCGGCCGGATCGACATCGCCGCCAGCCGCTCGGTGCTCGTGGCTGGCGACGAGGAAGGCCAGGGCGGCGGCCGGATCACGGCGGAGGTCTTCGGTGCCGGCGACGGCGGGGCCATCGTGGTCCGTGCCCCGACCCTGGCCGTGGCCGGCGACGGCAGGATCTCCACCTCCACCAGCGAAGACTCCACCGGCGCGGGCGGCGATATCCTTCTCCAGGTGGGCGAGCTGCAGCTGGTGGCTGGCGGCGCCATCACGGCCGATACCCAGGGGCATGGCGCAAGCGGCGGGATTGCGGTTGCGGCCGACCGGTCAGTCGCCATCGGTGGCCGCAGCCGGCACGGGCTGGGCAGCATGATCTCGGCCGATGTCTTTGCCGATGGCGACGGCCGGGGGATCGTCGTGGACACCCCTGAGCTGCTGCTGGCCAGCGGAGGCAGGATCGCCACCGACGCGCTCCGGGGATCCTTCGGCCACGGCGGGGATATTCTCGTCCGGGCCGCCGACCTCAGGATCCTGCACGACGGCGCGATTTCCGCCAGCACCGCCGGAAGAGGCCAAGGAGGCGGCATCACCATTGCGGGCGGCCAGTCCGTTCATGTGGCCGGCTGGGGCAGCTCGATCGCCACCACTTCCCTCTGGAGAGCCTCCGGCGACGCCGGCGACGTGGTCATCCGCGATGTGGACCGCCTTGAGCTGGCAGACAGCGGTCGCATCGCCACGGATACCTGGGGTGCCGGTGAGGCCGGCGACATCGTCGTCTCGGTGGACGATCTGGCGCTCGTCGATGGGGGGACGATCACCGCCGACACCCTGGGGGCCGGCCGGGGAGGCGATATCGCGGTCTCAGCCGCCCGCTCGGCGCGGGTGGCTGGCCCGGACCGCCGCCAGCTGGGGAGCCTGATCTCTTCCGAGGTGTTCGCGCAAGGCGCCGGCGGCTCCATCGTGGTCGAGACCCCGGAGCTGGTGCTCGCTGGCGAGGGCCGGATCTCGACCTCTTCCCTCTTTGGCAGCAGCGGCAAGCCCGGCGACATCGGGATCACGGTGGACCGCCTGGAGCTGGTGGACGGCGGCGGCATCTGGGCCGACACCTCGGGCGTTGCCGCTGGCGGCGGCGTGAGCGTGACGGCCACGAGCTCGGTCCTTCTTGCCGGCCGGGGGCCGGATGGGGTGCCGAGCATGATCAGCTCCGAGTCCTTCGGGGCAGGGACAGGGGGCGACGTGGCCGTCGCGGCGCCGCACCTCGCTCTGGCGCGGGGCGGCGCGATCTCGGCCAGCACCGGCGGCACCGGTGATGCCGGCACCATCCGGATCCTGGCCGAACGGTTGGAACTGGCGAGCGGCGCCACGATCCGGGCCAGCAGCACCGGCAGCGGGCAGGCCAGGGACATCGCCGTGGACGCTGCCGACCGCATCCTGCTCACCGGCAGCACCATCGCCACCGAAACCAGGACGGCCGATGGCGGGAACATCCGCCTCGCTGCCCAGCAGGAGATCCAGCTCATCGACAGCGCGGTCACCACCTCGGTGGCCGGCGGGGCCGGCAACGGCGGCAACATCGTCATCGATCCGCGGTTCGTCATCCTGGAGAACAGCCGGATCATCGCCAACGCCTATGGCGGTGATGGCGGGAATATCCGCATCGTCGCCGGCGCCTTCCTGGCCGACGCCAGCAGCCGGGTGGAGGCCTCGTCGCAGCTGGGCATCGACGGCACGGTGGCCATCCTCGCCCCGGACGCCAACCTCCTGGGCGGCCTGACGGTCTTGCCCGACGCCTTCCTGGAGGGCAGCCCGCTCTTCGCCGACCCCTGCGCCACCCGCCGGCGGCAGGAGACGAGCAGCCTGACCCTGGCCGGACGCCAAGGGATGCCGCCCGAGCCGAGCCAGCCCCTGGCCGGCAGCCGGTCAGACCGGCCTTGA
- a CDS encoding ATP-binding protein — MISEFPVAVLSGARQVGKSTMLWHEFADFAYLTLDDLSVREQARLDPASLWQPHDRLIIDEAQKLPQLFEAIKLAVDRPGGGRRFILSGSANLLLMERVSESLAGRAGYCELLPMTCGEELSHLQPGNLAGLWQEVLDPVQPSGPAVPPLSFLLRGFMPPVLARTPGPALLRWLESYVMTYLERHLRQLSQVESLVDFRKVMGMLALRTGSILNQADVAKDSGTSHATTHRYIRLLEVSGLIARVPAFIVNRGKRLVKSPKIFFLDPGLAVFLAGYFDAEALGRARELGGFFETLVHLHLRAWCDGLPPRAQLFYWRTVSGREVDFVVQHGRQMLAFEVKLTPTPTVADAASLLLFLEQYPEAVRGILVHAGDEVRWLHSKILAVPWWWLDL; from the coding sequence ATGATCTCTGAATTCCCGGTGGCTGTCCTGAGTGGTGCCCGGCAGGTCGGCAAGAGCACCATGCTCTGGCACGAATTTGCAGACTTCGCCTACCTCACCCTGGACGACCTGAGCGTCCGCGAGCAGGCACGGTTGGACCCCGCGTCCCTGTGGCAGCCGCACGACCGGTTGATCATCGACGAGGCTCAGAAGCTGCCGCAGCTCTTTGAGGCGATCAAGCTGGCCGTTGACCGTCCGGGGGGTGGCCGGCGCTTCATCCTTTCCGGATCGGCCAACCTGCTGCTCATGGAGAGGGTCAGCGAGTCCCTGGCCGGCCGGGCCGGCTATTGCGAGCTTCTGCCCATGACTTGCGGCGAGGAGCTGAGCCACCTCCAGCCGGGCAACCTTGCTGGCCTGTGGCAGGAGGTGCTGGATCCCGTCCAGCCATCGGGTCCGGCCGTACCTCCCCTGTCCTTTCTCCTACGGGGCTTCATGCCGCCGGTACTGGCCCGCACTCCGGGACCGGCGCTGCTGCGCTGGCTGGAGTCCTACGTCATGACCTACCTGGAGCGGCACCTCCGGCAGCTGTCCCAGGTGGAGTCCCTGGTGGACTTCCGCAAGGTCATGGGGATGCTGGCCTTGCGCACCGGCAGCATCCTCAACCAGGCCGATGTGGCCAAGGACAGCGGCACCAGCCATGCCACGACCCACCGGTACATTCGGCTCCTGGAGGTTTCTGGCCTCATCGCCCGGGTGCCGGCCTTCATCGTCAACCGGGGCAAGCGGCTGGTCAAATCGCCCAAGATCTTCTTCCTGGATCCCGGCCTGGCGGTGTTCCTGGCCGGGTATTTCGACGCCGAGGCCCTCGGTCGGGCGCGGGAGCTGGGGGGCTTCTTCGAGACCCTTGTCCACCTCCACCTGCGGGCCTGGTGCGACGGACTGCCCCCCCGGGCTCAGCTCTTTTACTGGCGCACCGTTTCCGGCCGGGAGGTGGATTTCGTCGTCCAGCACGGCCGCCAGATGCTGGCCTTCGAGGTCAAGCTGACGCCAACCCCGACGGTGGCCGACGCCGCCAGCCTGCTGCTCTTTCTGGAGCAATACCCGGAGGCGGTGCGTGGCATCCTGGTCCACGCCGGCGATGAGGTCCGCTGGCTCCACTCGAAGATCCTGGCCGTCCCCTGGTGGTGGCTGGATCTGTAA
- a CDS encoding acetyltransferase: MHYDVFNGDADGICALHQLRLAEPRLAALVTGTKRDVRLLARIAEVRQAHVTVCDISLDTNRAELVRLLDQGCQVLYFDHHFPGEIPGHPHLAASIDPDPEVCTAMIVDRQLDGAFRPWAVAAAFGDNLHASALALAAGLAVDESEVATLRELGELMNYNGYGATLADLLLPPAALYESLRPYRDPLAFARRSPVMAALRQGYQEDMAQAAAAPIWREGEGGRLFLFPAEPWSKRAAGVFMNAQARERPESAHGLLVDNGDATFLVSVRAPLSRRTGADTLCRAFPTGGGRAAAAGINALPAAQLEAFVAAFQETFRG, translated from the coding sequence ATGCACTACGACGTCTTCAACGGCGATGCCGACGGGATCTGCGCCTTGCATCAGCTGCGGCTGGCCGAGCCGAGGCTGGCGGCCCTGGTCACCGGCACCAAGCGGGACGTGCGGCTCCTGGCCCGTATCGCCGAGGTGCGGCAGGCTCATGTCACGGTCTGCGACATCTCGCTCGATACCAACCGGGCGGAGCTGGTGCGGCTGCTGGACCAGGGCTGCCAGGTCCTCTACTTCGACCATCACTTCCCGGGCGAGATCCCCGGCCATCCCCACCTGGCGGCGTCCATCGACCCGGATCCTGAGGTCTGCACCGCCATGATCGTCGACCGCCAGCTGGACGGCGCCTTTCGGCCCTGGGCGGTGGCGGCTGCCTTCGGCGACAACCTCCATGCCTCGGCCCTGGCCCTGGCCGCCGGCCTGGCCGTGGATGAGTCCGAAGTGGCCACCCTGCGGGAGCTGGGGGAGCTGATGAACTACAACGGCTACGGCGCCACCCTGGCGGATCTCCTGCTACCGCCCGCCGCCCTCTATGAATCCCTGCGGCCCTACCGCGACCCCTTGGCCTTTGCCCGCCGCTCGCCGGTGATGGCTGCCCTGCGCCAGGGCTATCAGGAGGACATGGCCCAAGCCGCCGCTGCCCCGATCTGGCGGGAGGGGGAGGGCGGCCGTCTCTTCCTCTTCCCGGCCGAGCCCTGGTCGAAACGGGCCGCCGGCGTTTTCATGAACGCCCAGGCCCGGGAGCGGCCGGAGAGCGCCCATGGCCTTCTGGTGGACAACGGCGACGCCACCTTCCTGGTCAGCGTCCGGGCGCCGTTAAGCCGCCGCACCGGTGCCGACACCCTTTGCCGGGCCTTCCCCACCGGCGGCGGCCGGGCTGCCGCCGCCGGCATCAACGCCCTGCCCGCCGCCCAGCTGGAGGCCTTTGTCGCCGCCTTCCAGGAGACCTTCCGGGGCTGA